From the genome of Leptospira saintgironsiae, one region includes:
- a CDS encoding acyl-CoA thioesterase, with the protein METAETQKIREGHKHSLNVRWDELDANRHVNNKNYQGYLDEARMRAMREWGAPMEEFADKGFGPVILNLNLKFIKEISYPEEITIESDLVLTSPTRAVFEQKILLSNGKVACQASTEWALLDLNRKRPAKFLEVLPTV; encoded by the coding sequence ATGGAAACTGCAGAAACACAAAAAATCAGAGAAGGCCATAAACATTCTTTAAATGTAAGATGGGACGAGTTGGACGCAAACAGACATGTAAATAATAAGAACTACCAAGGTTATTTGGATGAGGCCAGAATGAGAGCCATGAGAGAATGGGGTGCTCCAATGGAAGAATTCGCAGACAAAGGTTTTGGTCCGGTGATCTTAAATTTAAATCTGAAATTTATAAAAGAGATCTCTTATCCAGAAGAGATCACAATCGAGTCTGATCTGGTTTTGACTTCTCCTACAAGAGCGGTCTTCGAGCAAAAAATACTTTTGTCGAATGGTAAGGTCGCCTGCCAAGCGAGCACAGAATGGGCCTTATTAGATCTGAATCGCAAACGTCCTGCGAAGTTTTTAGAGGTTCTTCCTACGGTTTAA
- a CDS encoding TetR/AcrR family transcriptional regulator gives MRISAESAKEKRHTLILKGIDRFRKFGYSATGIQEIADEAEIPKASFYNYFPTKQDFASEVLEYYSENAILWNEKILQKTKEDPISSLLNLYKERIKLEKKNLKEGVSCLVNVFGQELGHSETSLQKPLKNYFDSALDQLAVVSQKARSFKKLNISGTDREFALFLESSWRGALLVGRASGSLGPTENFYKFLIHILDHKE, from the coding sequence ATGAGAATTAGTGCAGAATCTGCAAAGGAGAAGAGGCATACTCTTATCCTAAAAGGGATTGATCGTTTTCGTAAATTCGGATATTCAGCAACAGGTATCCAAGAAATCGCAGACGAGGCCGAAATCCCCAAGGCTTCCTTTTATAATTATTTTCCCACTAAACAGGACTTTGCGTCAGAGGTTTTAGAATACTATTCTGAAAATGCAATCTTATGGAATGAAAAGATCCTTCAAAAAACAAAAGAAGATCCGATATCTTCTCTTTTGAATTTATATAAAGAAAGGATCAAACTGGAGAAAAAAAACCTAAAAGAAGGTGTCTCCTGCTTAGTCAATGTATTCGGCCAGGAGCTAGGCCATTCTGAAACTTCTCTACAAAAACCTCTCAAAAACTATTTCGATTCCGCCTTGGACCAACTGGCAGTTGTCAGCCAGAAAGCGAGATCGTTCAAAAAATTGAATATTTCCGGCACTGATAGAGAATTCGCTCTGTTTCTGGAATCCTCATGGAGAGGAGCCCTTCTTGTAGGTAGAGCAAGCGGTTCATTGGGACCAACAGAAAACTTTTACAAATTTCTAATACACATTTTGGACCATAAGGAATAA
- a CDS encoding MFS transporter, which translates to MLKVSAKKGSSSLGADSFPWITLSFIFLAMLPVTMIVPVYKEIIKDRLGGTGYGVAWFQSSAMLGSFLFSPLAGWLSDKLGTRKKLIGTFAILDAFLLALLPFMPNISSLFVLRFLEGGAHIFVIGLLLTCISDKEKDQTSSFYNKGILFGLGGTLLTLGGGVGQSLGFLGNKNPLLPFFVGGFILLFLGILAFFFLEEGNLKKLEWEGWQKTKTALALSPLLLVPIAFHFVDRFTVGYFLSSLNLHLREDLGFSPGQVGGLFGVMFLLMSVLSLPAALLSRRWNSISLVWIGSFIYGIAQASTGFLNTSSGLYLSMIACGIGAGIMYVPAMRLASSLAPSGFNASVMTVFTGLGSLGFLLGPLVSISAQETFSNIYDRASGLEFTGILYGALEVLLVLVTLPLLSKILEKEKRLD; encoded by the coding sequence TTGTTAAAAGTATCTGCCAAAAAAGGATCCTCCTCCTTGGGGGCGGATTCTTTTCCCTGGATTACATTATCCTTCATCTTTTTAGCAATGCTACCGGTTACGATGATCGTGCCGGTATATAAAGAGATCATAAAAGATAGATTGGGTGGAACCGGATACGGAGTAGCCTGGTTCCAGAGTTCCGCGATGCTTGGTTCTTTTTTATTCTCACCGTTAGCTGGATGGCTATCGGATAAATTAGGAACCAGAAAAAAATTAATCGGAACTTTTGCTATATTGGACGCGTTTTTGCTAGCCCTTCTCCCATTTATGCCAAATATCTCTTCTCTTTTTGTTTTGAGATTTTTGGAAGGAGGGGCGCATATTTTTGTGATAGGTCTACTTCTCACCTGTATTTCAGATAAAGAGAAGGACCAAACATCTAGTTTTTATAATAAAGGAATTTTATTCGGATTAGGCGGAACACTTCTTACATTAGGAGGCGGTGTTGGTCAATCTCTTGGATTTTTAGGGAATAAAAACCCACTTCTTCCATTTTTTGTAGGAGGATTCATTCTTCTGTTTTTGGGGATTTTGGCTTTTTTCTTTTTAGAAGAAGGTAATCTCAAAAAATTAGAATGGGAAGGCTGGCAAAAAACAAAAACGGCCTTGGCACTTTCTCCATTATTACTCGTCCCTATTGCTTTCCATTTTGTGGATCGTTTCACTGTAGGTTATTTTTTAAGTTCTTTAAATTTACATTTAAGAGAAGATCTAGGATTTTCCCCAGGACAAGTAGGTGGACTTTTCGGAGTCATGTTCCTACTCATGAGTGTATTATCTCTTCCTGCTGCGCTACTTTCCAGAAGATGGAATTCCATCTCTTTAGTTTGGATCGGTTCTTTCATTTATGGGATCGCACAGGCAAGCACTGGATTTTTGAATACTTCTTCAGGACTATACCTGTCCATGATCGCATGCGGAATTGGTGCTGGGATCATGTATGTGCCTGCGATGAGACTTGCTTCTTCACTTGCGCCCAGCGGTTTTAATGCAAGCGTAATGACTGTGTTTACAGGACTCGGTTCCTTGGGATTTCTCCTAGGGCCATTAGTCTCAATCTCCGCCCAAGAAACTTTCAGTAATATATATGATAGGGCCTCCGGCCTCGAATTTACAGGAATTCTATATGGTGCCTTGGAAGTTTTACTGGTTTTAGTTACCCTTCCCCTATTATCTAAAATTTTAGAAAAAGAAAAAAGACTTGATTAA